From the genome of Coriobacteriia bacterium:
TGTATGCCGAGCGCCTCGAGGCCGAGTACGGAGACCCCCACGCCGCGCTCGAGTTCGCGAACCCGTATCAGCTGCTCATCGCTGTGATTCTGTCGGCACAGACGACCGATGTTGGCGTCAACAAGGCGACGCCTGCGCTGTTCGAACGCTACCCGTCCCCGGCCGACCTCGCTGGCGCCGACCAGGTCGACGTCGAGGGCTACGTGAAGACACTCGGCTTCTACCACCAGAAGGCGAAGAACATCATCGCCACGTGCCAACGCATCGTCGCCGAGTTCGACGGCAAAGTACCCGACACGATGGAGGGGCTGACCTCCCTACCGGGCGTCGCGCGAAAGACCGCCAATATCGTGCTGGGAGAGGCGTTCGGGAAAGTCGAGGGCATCGCCGTCGACACGCACGTGTTCAGGCTTGCCCACCGCTTCGGCCTGTCGACAGAGAAAGACACCGACAAGGTCGAACGGGACCTTATGGAGCTGTTTCCGCCGGATCACTGGCACCGGGTCAACTACGACCTCATCAACCACGGCCGTGCGATCTGCACCGCGAAGCGCCCCACCTGCGGCGCGTGCTTCCTCAACGACGTGTGCCCGACCGCATTCAAACCCGCGGGCTGGCGAGAGACGGCTTAGGTTCGCTGGCCACTCAGCGGGCTTCGCCAACCAGCGGCACACCAGTCAGACCCAGGTGGAAATCGGTCGACCAACACTCGCCCACACGGTGTGTCTCCATGAGGTGCAGGCCGAGTGCATCCGCCAGGGTCAGCTTCTGGTCCCCGAACCGACTCAGCACCGTGATAGCCGCCGTGCGCTCGTCGTGCCCCACCGCTGCGACGGTGAAAGGCATCGCATCGACCATGGAGAGAAACCTCATCGCATGACTTCTGTCGAAGCGACGCAAGAACCAGCCGTGTCCTTCGGCCACGACCAGCTCCGATGTAAGCAGCGCCGGCGGATCGGCGAACAGGTCCTTGAACCGACGGTGATGGCGGTCAGACGCGTCGGCGAACGCGATCAGCGCGGAGGTGTCGACGTAGGCCTCAGTCCTCATGCGCGTAAACCACGTCGTCGACGCTGTCGCTTGCAGCAGGGTCGCCCGAGTCCACCATGCCTGCGAACGCCATCCACGGCTGCAGGTCAGAAACGGGGAGGACCGCTTTGAGCGCACGTCGAAAATACTCGGCGAGCGAGATG
Proteins encoded in this window:
- the nth gene encoding endonuclease III; its protein translation is MSAVKQTAEPIPDLPRLERERLAPMYAERLEAEYGDPHAALEFANPYQLLIAVILSAQTTDVGVNKATPALFERYPSPADLAGADQVDVEGYVKTLGFYHQKAKNIIATCQRIVAEFDGKVPDTMEGLTSLPGVARKTANIVLGEAFGKVEGIAVDTHVFRLAHRFGLSTEKDTDKVERDLMELFPPDHWHRVNYDLINHGRAICTAKRPTCGACFLNDVCPTAFKPAGWRETA
- a CDS encoding PIN domain-containing protein, whose amino-acid sequence is MRTEAYVDTSALIAFADASDRHHRRFKDLFADPPALLTSELVVAEGHGWFLRRFDRSHAMRFLSMVDAMPFTVAAVGHDERTAAITVLSRFGDQKLTLADALGLHLMETHRVGECWSTDFHLGLTGVPLVGEAR
- a CDS encoding CopG family transcriptional regulator, coding for MIRTQISLSREDYDAAKREAARLGISLAEYFRRALKAVLPVSDLQPWMAFAGMVDSGDPAASDSVDDVVYAHED